A single window of Nicotiana tomentosiformis chromosome 1, ASM39032v3, whole genome shotgun sequence DNA harbors:
- the LOC104118005 gene encoding amino acid permease 6-like codes for MERSLSVSMGGGFDDTSKFDDDGRPKRTGTVLTTSAHIITAVIGSGVLSLAWATAQLGWIAGPVALVAFSVITWFTSLLLADCYRAPDGSRNYTYMDAVRSHLGGMKVQLCGIAQYSNLVGITIGYAITTSISMVAIKRSNCFHKHGHAAGCHESNNPFIIIFGIFQIILSQIPNFHKLSFLSLIAAVMSFAYSFIGLGLSIAKIANDGVNGDTSLTGTRIEKELSGTDKMWNTFSALGDIAFAYAFSTVLIEIQDTLKSHPRENQYMKRASCIGISVSTIFYMLCGLIGYAAFGNKAPGNFLTGFGFYEPFWLVDFANVCIVVHLVGAYQVFCQPIFAFVEGWSKQKWPESKFITREYMINLSPLGLFPFSFYRLVWRTAYVIFTTILAMLFPFFNDFVGLLGAASFWPLTVYFPIQMYIAQAKIPKYSFTWIWLKILSLVCLIISLLAAAGSVQGLIKSLQKFQLFKSES; via the exons GAACGGTATTGACTACAAGTGCCCATATCATAACAGCGGTGATAGGATCAGGAGTGTTATCTTTGGCATGGGCTACAGCACAGTTGGGATGGATAGCAGGACCAGTTGCTCTCGTTGCTTTCTCAGTCATAACTTGGTTCACTTCTCTCCTTCTTGCTGACTGTTATCGCGCCCCTGATGGCTCTCGCAACTACACCTATATGGATGCTGTTCGTTCCCATCTCG GAGGAATGAAAGTTCAGCTATGTGGAATAGCTCAATATAGTAATCTTGTTGGCATAACCATTGGATATGCAATCACCACATCCATCAGCATGGt GGCAATTAAAAGATCAAATTGCTTTCATAAGCATGGTCATGCTGCTGGTTGTCATGAGTCAAATAATCCTTTCATAATTATATTTGGGATTTTCCAAATTATTCTAAGCCAAATCCCAAACTTTCACAAGCTTTCATTTCTCTCCCTCATTGCTGCTGTTATGTCTTTTGCTTATTCTTTCATTGGACTTGGTCTCTCTATTGCCAAGATTGCAA ATGATGGAGTAAATGGAGACACGAGCTTAACAGGAACACGAATTGAAAAGGAATTGTCAGGCACAGACAAGATGTGGAACACCTTCTCTGCTCTTGGAGATATTGCCTTTGCCTATGCTTTCTCTACTGTTCTTATTGAAATTCAG GACACACTGAAATCCCATCCAAGAGAGAATCAGTACATGAAAAGGGCTAGCTGTATTGGTATCTCTGTGTCAACAATATTTTACATGCTCTGTGGACTTATTGGGTATGCTGCATTTGGAAACAAAGCTCCTGGAAACTTTTTAACAGGATTCGGTTTCTATGAACCTTTCTGGCTTGTTGATTTCGCTAATGTCTGCATTGTCGTTCATCTTGTTGGAGCTTACCAG GTGTTCTGTCAACCAATATTTGCATTTGTAGAAGGTTGGAGCAAACAGAAATGGCCAGAAAGTAAATTCATAACAAGAGAATATATGATTAACCTTTCACCCTTGGGGCTGTTCCCTTTCAGTTTTTACAGGCTGGTGTGGAGAACTGCATATGTGATATTCACAACCATATTAGCCATGCTATTCCCATTCTTCAACGATTTCGTCGGGCTTCTGGGAGCAGCCTCATTTTGGCCACTCACTGTCTATTTCCCAATTCAAATGTACATTGCACAAGCCAAGATTCCTAAATATTCATTTACCTGGATTTGGTTGAAGATATTGAGTCTTGTGTGCTTGATTATCTCGCTCCTTGCTGCTGCTGGATCTGTTCAAGGCCTTATCAAGTCTCTTCAGAAATTCCAGCTCTTTAAATCTGAGTCTTGA